The following are encoded in a window of Sminthopsis crassicaudata isolate SCR6 chromosome 3, ASM4859323v1, whole genome shotgun sequence genomic DNA:
- the RNF186 gene encoding E3 ubiquitin-protein ligase RNF186, which produces MEKPQGGLLEGAETGLPGLAASPGGCAHAPEQTAMSHANALGACPLEVQELKPPRSADGDPEQPRAPRSADGDPEQPRPPRSAEGDPEQPRAPRSADGDPEQPRPPRSAEGDPEQPRAPRSADGDPEQPRPPRSAEGDPEQPRAPASADGDPEQPRAPRSADGDPEQPRAPASAEGDLECLICCHRYRWERPPKVLSCQHTFCAVCLRLLLTVREDTWSVTCPLCRAATSVPGGLVCNLRDQAEILGRLARFAPEVRLAPQYLARPAGGELPGVGGEAGEDSESVNRVAARRLAVHLLLLGLLIFLILPFVYPGAFGWFLVSAMCAALLLSSAFCCLPGGRDCWGPAKALLPGQQKHSHVAAIA; this is translated from the coding sequence ATGGAGAAGCCCCAAGGCGGACTTTTGGAGGGAGCGGAGACCGGCTTGCCGGGCCTGGCGGCATCCCCCGGAGGCTGTGCCCACGCCCCGGAGCAGACGGCCATGTCCCACGCTAACGCCCTGGGCGCGTGCCCGCTGGAAGTGCAAGAGCTGAAGCCCCCCCGCTCCGCTGACGGAGACCCGGAGCAGCCGAGAGCCCCCCGCTCCGCTGACGGAGACCCGGAGCAGCCGAGACCCCCCCGCTCCGCTGAGGGAGACCCGGAGCAGCCGAGAGCCCCCCGCTCCGCTGACGGAGACCCGGAGCAGCCGAGACCCCCCCGCTCCGCTGAGGGAGACCCGGAGCAGCCGAGAGCCCCCCGCTCCGCTGACGGAGACCCGGAGCAGCCGAGACCCCCCCGCTCCGCTGAGGGAGACCCGGAGCAGCCGAGAGCCCCCGCCTCCGCTGACGGAGACCCGGAGCAGCCGAGAGCCCCCCGCTCCGCTGACGGAGACCCGGAGCAGCCGAGAGCCCCCGCCTCCGCTGAGGGAGACCTGGAGTGCCTGATCTGCTGTCACCGCTACCGCTGGGAGCGGCCGCCCAAAGTGCTGAGCTGCCAGCACACCTTCTGCGCCGTGTGCCTGAGGCTGCTCCTGACCGTCCGCGAGGACACGTGGAGCGTCACCTGCCCCCTGTGCCGCGCCGCGACCTCGGTGCCGGGGGGGCTGGTCTGCAACCTCCGCGACCAGGCGGAGATCTTGGGGAGGCTGGCGAGGTTCGCTCCGGAGGTCCGGCTCGCTCCCCAGTACCTGGCGCGGCCCGCGGGCGGAGAGCTGCCCGGCGTGGGGGGGGAGGCTGGCGAGGACTCGGAGAGTGTGAACCGGGTGGCCGCCCGGAGGCTGGCGGTCCACCTGCTGCTGCTGGGCCTTCTCATCTTCCTCATCCTCCCCTTCGTGTACCCCGGCGCTTTCGGCTGGTTCCTGGTCTCCGCCATGTGCGCCGCGCTGCTGCTCTCCTCCGCCTTCTGCTGCCTCCCGGGCGGCCGGGACTGCTGGGGCCCCGCCAAAGCCCTCCTCCCGGGGCAGCAGAAGCACAGCCATGTGGCTGCCATTGCCTGA